The Chloroflexota bacterium genome contains the following window.
TCCCAGGGAGGCTCACCAACCCATGGAAGTCCCCGAGGTCGTTGTAAACAGGCTCCCCCAGTACGTGCGAGCCCTGCGCCACCTCCAGGCCCAGGGCAACGACGTCGTCAGTTCCCAGCTCCTCGGCCGCACCCTCCAGATGACCCCGGCCCAGATACGAAAGGACCTCAGCTACTTCGGCCGCTTCGGCAAGCAGGGCCGCGGCTACACCATCGCCTACCTCCTCGCGGAGCTCCAGGACATCCTCCAGCTGGACCACGAGTGGAACATGGCAGTAGTAGGCGTAGGCCGCCTCGGCCGCGCCATCATCAGCTACCCCGGCTTCGCCCCCGAGGGCTTCAAAGTAGTGGCAGCCTTTGACGCCGACGAACGCCAGGTAGGCCAAAGCATAGGCGGCCTCATAGTCCAGCCCATGACGGACCTCCCGGACACCGTCCGCCAGAAGAGCATCCAGATAGGCATCGTAGCCGTGCCCGCCGCCCAGGCCGCAGACGTCGTTGACCAGATCACCCTCTGCGGCATCCGCGCCATCCTCAACTACGCCCCCGTCAACACCCACACCCCCCAGGAGGTGAAGGTCCGCAACATAGACCCCGTCCTCTCCCTCCAGTCCATGACCTACTACCTCCGCTCCAACGACACCGGCAGCTAGCCAAAAGAAAGAGGCGGCCCCACAGGACCGCCCCCTGTCTCCCTTAGTCAGCGCTCCAAGCGCTCGCCCAGCGCCTACTCTGCCGCCCCCGGCTGTGGTCCCCCGCCGGGAACGCGGCTCCGACGCCTCCGCGCCACCAAGACGCGAACCTGCGCCCGCCGCAGCGCCGCCACCGCCTGCTGCAAGTCCATGTCTGACTCCCGCGTCGCGATGCGCTCCTCCGCCCGGCGCATCGCCTCCTCTGCGCGCTCCAGCACAATCTCATCGGCCTGCTCCGCAGCATCGGCCAGGATAGTCACACGGTTATCCAGCACCTCCAGGAACCCGCCAGTGACCGCTATGGACTGCTCCTGCCCACCCTGCCTGATGCGCAGCTCGCCGGGGTTCAGTGTTGTCAGCAGCGGCGCGTGGTGCGGAAGGATGCCCAGCTCCCCGGCGGCGCCGGGTGCCACCACGGACTCCACCTCGCCGGAGAAGAGCAACCGCTCCGCCGTCACCATCTCGAACTGCATGGTCGCCATGACTGCTCCTAGCCCATCTTCTCGGCGGCTTCCCGGGCCTCCTCGATAGTGCCGACCATGTAGAAGGCCTGCTCGGGAAGGTCGTCGTGCTTACCCTCGAGGATCTCTGCAAAGCCCCGCACCGTCTCGGTGATGGGGACGTACCGGCCCTCACGGCCCGTGAACGCCTCGGCGACGTTCATCGGCTGCGACAGGAACCGCTGCAGCCTGCGTGCGCGGCCCACCGTCACCTTGTCCTCCTCCGACAGCTCCTCAACACCCAGAATCGCGATGATGTCCTGCAGGTCGCGGTAGCGCTGCAACACCGCCTGCACGCCCCGGGCCACGCGGTAGTGCTCATCGCCGACCACTTGCGGGTCCAGGATGCGCGAGTTGGAGGCCAGCGGGTCCACCGCCGGGTACAGCCCCTGCTCCGCAATGGACCGCTCCAGTGAAATGATGGCGTCCAGGTGCCCGAACGTCGCGACAATGCCCGGGTCGGTGTAGTCGTCCGCCGGCACGTAGATGGCCTGAACTGAGGTGATGGATCCCTTACTGGTGGAGGTGATCCGCTCCTCCAGCGCGCCCATCTCCGTGGACAGCGTCGGCTGGTAGCCCACAGCAGAGGGCATCCGGCCCAGCAGCGCCGACACTTCCATGCCCGCCAAGATGTAGCGGTAGATGTTGTCGATGAACAGGAGCACGTCCTGCCCCTCGTTGTCGCGGAAGTACTCCGCCATGGTCAGACCCGTGAGCCCGATTCGCGCGCGCACGCCCGGCGGCTCGTTCATCTGACCGAAGACCAGCGTCGCATTGCTCAGCACGCCGGACTCCCTCATCTCATTCCAGAGGTCATTGCCCTCGCGCGAGCGCTCGCCCACGCCCGCAACTACTGAGAATCCCTGGTGAACCCGTGCGATGTTGTGGATAAGCTCCAGGATGATCACCGTCTTGCCTACGCCGGCGCCGCCGTACGCGCCGATCTTGCCGCCACGTGCGAAGGGGGACACCAGGTCGATGACCTTGATGCCCGTCTCCAGCATCGATGTGCTGGTCTCCTGCTCCTCGAAGGCAGGCGGCTCCCGGTGGATGGGCCACCGCTCCTCCGCGGGCACTTCACCCAAGCCATCCAGCGGCTCACCAAGCACGTTGAACAGGCGGCCAAGAGAGCCGCGGCCCACGGGCACGCTGACAGCCTCGCCTCGGTCGACGACCTCGGTGCCGCGAGCCAGGCCCTCCGTCGGTCCCAGGGCCAGGCAACGCACCCAGCTGTTCCCCAAGTGCTGCTGCACCTCGAGCACCAGCGCCTCGCCGTCAAGGTCCAAGGCGACAGCGGAGTGAATGGCCGGCAATCCCTCCGAGGGGAACTCCACGTCCACCACGGTCCCGATGACCTGCACTACGTGTCCAACGGTTCCAAGAGCCATGATCCACCTACCTCTTAGCCTGCATATTTATTGGAAGGTCAGGTTGCCGCCGATGATGTCAAGTAGCTCGTTGGTAATGGCTTCCTGCCGCACCTTGTTGGCCGCCAGCGTCAGGTCCTTCACCAAGTCTTGCGCGTTTTCTGTCGCGTTGCGCATGGCCACCATGCGGGCCGATTGCTCGCTTGCGATGCCTTCCAGCACCGCGTGGTAGAGCTCCATCTCTACGTAGCGCGGGAGCAGAGCGTCGAGCACCTCGGCCGGTATGGGTTCATAGATGTAGCCCACGGCGTTGTCTGCTGCCAGCTCCGCCGGCGCCACAGGTAGAAGCTGCTGCAACGTCGGCCGCTGCACGATTGTGTTCACGAATTGACCGTACGAGATGAACACCGCGTCGGTCTCGCCCGACGTGAAGGAGTCCATGATGAGCCGGGCCAGCGGGACGATTTCCATCAGCGTCGGCCGGTCGCCAAGGCCGTCAAAGACCGCCTGAACTTCGCGGTTGGCACGGATCATGAAATCGCGCCCCTTTCGTCCGACGGTGACAACAGACACCGGGGTGCCGGCGTTATCCTCCAGGATGAACGAGCCAGCACGGCGATTCAGGTTGCCGGGAAGCGCCCCACACAGGCCCCGGTCCGGGGTCACGTGCACAAGCGTGGCTCGCTCAATGGACCGGGTCTGCAGGAGCGGGTGCGAGTCCTCGTTGCTGGGCATGCCGGCAAGGTGGGAGAGCAACTCAGCCATCTTCTCCGCGTAGGGCCGAGCAGCCATCGTTGCCTGCTGTGCGCGGCGCATCTTCACTGCCGCCACCATCTCCATGGCGCGCGTGATCTTACCCGTGTTCTGCACCGTGCGGATGCGCCGACGTATCTGTCGTAGACTTGGCATTGCGTTACGCCGCCGCGAAGCCCTTCTGGAACTCCTCTATTGCAGAGCGAAGGGCCGCGGTGTTCTCCTCCGTAATGTCGTTGGTCTCAACGATGCTTCGGCCAACCTCTGGGTGGGCCGTGTCCATGTACTGCGTGAACTCGGACTCCCAGCGCTGAACGTCTGCAATGGGTACCTCATCTACGAAGCCGTTGCCCACCGCGAAGAAGGTCATCACCTGGTGCTCGAGGTTCTGTGGTCGGTACTGGGCTTGCTTCAGGATCTCAGTGGTGCGCTGGCCACGCTCCAGTTGCTGCCGAGTCGCTGCGTCAAGGTCGGACGTTCCGAACTGCGCGAAGGAGGCCAACTCCCGATATTGGGCCAAGTCCAGGCGCATGCGGCCAGCGACCCGCCGCATGGCGCGCCGCTGGGCACTGCCGCCCACTCGGGAAACCGAAAGGCCCGCATTCACCGCCGGGCGGTTGCCGGCGTTAAACATGTCGGCCTCCAAGTAGATCTGGCCGTCCGTAATTGAAATCACGTTGGTCGGGATATAGGCGGACACGTCGCCTGCCTGCGTTTCGATGACTGGCAACGCGGTCATGGAACCGCCGCCCTCCTCATCGCTCAGCTTGGCGGCGCGCTCCAGTAGCCGGCTGTGCAGGTAGAAGACGTCGCCGGGATAGGCCTCGCGGCCCGCAGGTCGACGTAGGAGCAGCGAAAGCTGGCGGTATGCCCATGCGTGCTTCGAGAGGTCGTCGTAGATGACGAGGGCGTCCCGTCCAGACTCCATGATCTCCTCTGCGATGGCGCAACCGGCGTAGGGGGCGAGGAATTGCAGCGCTGCCGAGTCAGCGGCGTTGGCGGCCACGATGATGGTGTGTTCCATCGCACCGGCCTGCTCCAGCGTTCCGAGCACGCCCGCGACCTTGCCCGCCTTCTGTCCGACGGCCACGTAGACGCACAACAGGTCCTTGCCTTTCTGGTTGATGATGGCGTCGATGCAAATGGCGGTCTTGCCGATGGAACGGTCGCCGATGATGAGCTCACGTTGGCCGCGGCCGATGGGGATCATGGCGTCAATCGCCTTGATGCCTGTCTGCACTGGCGTGTCCACCGACTTCCGCTTGGTCACGTCCGGCGCGACACGCTCCACGGGGCGGTTCTTAGTGCTGGCCACGGGACCCTTGCCATCAAGGGGACGTCCCAGCGGGTCGACAACGCGGCCCAGCAGGCCGTCGCCAACAGGGACCTCGACCATGCGCCCAGTTGTGCGCACTTGGTCGCCCTCCCGGACGGTATTCTCCTCGCCCAGGATGACGGCACCCACGCTGTCCTCTTCCAGGTTCAGCGCCATGCCGAACACGTTGTTGGGGAACTCCAACAACTCCGTGGACTTGCAGCCCGCTAGCCCGTGGATGCGGGCGATGCCGTCGCCGACGTCCATCACCACACCCACATCCACCATGGACACGCGGCTCTCAAATCCTTCTATTTGCTGCTTGATGACTGATACGATGTCTTCGCCACGAATGGCCATGCCTACCTCCATCCCGCACCGCGGGACCCTGCTTGTATCGCCACCTCGAGGGGTGGCGCGTTAGACCATACCCCGTGCAAGCGCACCCCGCAGTGAGTTGAGCCGCTGGCGTGCGCTGCCGTCTATGACGCGGTCGCCCACCCGAATGACCAAACCGCCCAACAACTCCGAGTCCACAGACGCGGTCACACGCACGTCGCCGCCCAGCACCGTCGAGAGCTGCTCAGCTATGCGCTTCGTGTCGTCCTCCGACAATTCCACGGCGGAGGCAACCTCCACGCGGACGACGCCCTGCGACGCATCGACGAGCTCCCTGAAGCGCTCGTGCACCTGCGGAAACGCCTGCACCGCTCGTGCCCGAGCAAGCAGATGCAACAAGTTGCCGGCGCCGTCGGTCATGTCCGGAAGGACGTGCCCCAACGCCCGCGCGCGCTCGTCCGCAGTTATCTCCGGTGCCTCCATCAGGGAGACAAACTCTGGCGTGCCAGCCGCTGCGGCAAGCGTTGCCAACTGCTCGTCCCATTCGGTAACGGCACCTGACTCCTGAGCAAGCTCAAAGAGCGCTTGCGCGTACCGCTTGGACGATGGCTGTCTTCGCCCCGCCATGTACTAGTTCCGCTGCGCCTCAGCGCTCTCGCTGAGTGCCCTTTCGATAAGGTCCCGGTGAGCATCGCGGTCCAGGGAGCGGTCGATGACGCGTTCCGCCGCGGTGATGGCCAAGTCGGCAAAGTGCTCGCGCACCTGCTCGATAGCTTGGTTGCGCTCCTGCTCGATCTGCGTACGCGCACGCCGGAGAAAGTCCTCCGCTTCCGCGCGTGCCCGCGCTTGCTCCCCCTCGCGGTAGCGCTCGGCGGCCTGTCGGGCCTCTTCCAGCACCTGCTGGCCGGCACGACGGGCCTCGCCCAACTGGGCCTCGAGCTCCTCGCGGGCTTGGGTCGACTCCTGCCGAACCCGGTCCGCCTCAGACAGCGAGTCCCGGATGCGCTCCGAGCGCTGGTCCAGCATGGCCAGGATGCGCTTGTACCCAAAGGCGTACAGCACCGCCAAGAGGATAGCGAAGTTTACGAGAAAGACTATCAGGCTGGGTATGTGAAACCCCAGCTTCTCCAATCCGTCCAAAAGTGCCACGGGAACCTCCTCCCGCGCCGGGCGTTCTACGCCACCAGCGCCAGGATGACCGCCACGATCAAAGCATAGATGCCCAATGCCTCGGCGAAGGCGATGGCCAGGATCATGTTGGTCAGAATAGCGCCCCGGGCCTCCGGGTTACGCCCCAGGGCGTTCATGGCACCCGCGCCTAGGATGCCGATGCCAAGGCCAGGCCCCAACATGCCCAGGCCGGCCGCAATGCCAGCGCCCAACAACTTCAACCCTTCCGTCTCTACCATTGTTCCTCCTTGCGCAGCCGTAGTAGATTTGCCTCGGCGGCGCTTCTTGCCTGTTTCCTAGTCCTGCCGGCTGGCATACAGCGCAAAGACGCCGCCTAAGGCGGCCGCGGCCAGACCTATCGCGACTACCACCAACGCCAGGATGACTACGTCCATGTCGTCCCCTCTTTCCGGGCGGCCCTCACACCGATGCCGATGCGAGGCCTGGATCCTCCTGAGTTGTGCTGCCTCGCCGCTAGTGCTCCCCCTCCGCTTCATGGGGCGCAACGGCAATCGCGGCAAAGACTACTGTCAGGGCCGCGAAAATCACTCCCTGTATCAGGCCAACCATCAGCTCCAGCCCGTAGAAAGGCACGGAGAAGATGAAGGTCACCAGGAACGAGGTCACCAAGAGCAGGATCTCTCCCGCCGTCATGTTGCCGAACAACCTGAAGGTGAAGCTGACCACGCGGACCATGTGGCTGACCGCCTCCAACACGCCGACAAAGAGGTCTATCAGCCCCGTAAGGATGCGTCCTCGCAGGAGATTGCCGAAGCGGATGAACTCCCCCAAATACCCGACGCCGTGGGCGCGGAACCCCAGGTATTCCACAACGAAGAAGGAGATGAGGGCCAGCGCTAAGGGCATGTTCAGATCCGTGCCTGCGGGACGCAGGAAGGTGGCGTAGATCTTATCGTCCTTGATGACGCCAAAGGACTGGTAAATGGGGATGAGGGCGAGCCAAGAGTTGAAGGCAACGAAGAAGAAGATGGTGGCCGCAAGGGGGAAA
Protein-coding sequences here:
- a CDS encoding redox-sensing transcriptional repressor Rex, whose product is MEVPEVVVNRLPQYVRALRHLQAQGNDVVSSQLLGRTLQMTPAQIRKDLSYFGRFGKQGRGYTIAYLLAELQDILQLDHEWNMAVVGVGRLGRAIISYPGFAPEGFKVVAAFDADERQVGQSIGGLIVQPMTDLPDTVRQKSIQIGIVAVPAAQAADVVDQITLCGIRAILNYAPVNTHTPQEVKVRNIDPVLSLQSMTYYLRSNDTGS
- a CDS encoding F0F1 ATP synthase subunit delta gives rise to the protein MAGRRQPSSKRYAQALFELAQESGAVTEWDEQLATLAAAAGTPEFVSLMEAPEITADERARALGHVLPDMTDGAGNLLHLLARARAVQAFPQVHERFRELVDASQGVVRVEVASAVELSEDDTKRIAEQLSTVLGGDVRVTASVDSELLGGLVIRVGDRVIDGSARQRLNSLRGALARGMV
- a CDS encoding ATP synthase F0 subunit C yields the protein MVETEGLKLLGAGIAAGLGMLGPGLGIGILGAGAMNALGRNPEARGAILTNMILAIAFAEALGIYALIVAVILALVA
- the atpD gene encoding F0F1 ATP synthase subunit beta, with amino-acid sequence MALGTVGHVVQVIGTVVDVEFPSEGLPAIHSAVALDLDGEALVLEVQQHLGNSWVRCLALGPTEGLARGTEVVDRGEAVSVPVGRGSLGRLFNVLGEPLDGLGEVPAEERWPIHREPPAFEEQETSTSMLETGIKVIDLVSPFARGGKIGAYGGAGVGKTVIILELIHNIARVHQGFSVVAGVGERSREGNDLWNEMRESGVLSNATLVFGQMNEPPGVRARIGLTGLTMAEYFRDNEGQDVLLFIDNIYRYILAGMEVSALLGRMPSAVGYQPTLSTEMGALEERITSTSKGSITSVQAIYVPADDYTDPGIVATFGHLDAIISLERSIAEQGLYPAVDPLASNSRILDPQVVGDEHYRVARGVQAVLQRYRDLQDIIAILGVEELSEEDKVTVGRARRLQRFLSQPMNVAEAFTGREGRYVPITETVRGFAEILEGKHDDLPEQAFYMVGTIEEAREAAEKMG
- the atpG gene encoding ATP synthase F1 subunit gamma — translated: MPSLRQIRRRIRTVQNTGKITRAMEMVAAVKMRRAQQATMAARPYAEKMAELLSHLAGMPSNEDSHPLLQTRSIERATLVHVTPDRGLCGALPGNLNRRAGSFILEDNAGTPVSVVTVGRKGRDFMIRANREVQAVFDGLGDRPTLMEIVPLARLIMDSFTSGETDAVFISYGQFVNTIVQRPTLQQLLPVAPAELAADNAVGYIYEPIPAEVLDALLPRYVEMELYHAVLEGIASEQSARMVAMRNATENAQDLVKDLTLAANKVRQEAITNELLDIIGGNLTFQ
- the atpF gene encoding F0F1 ATP synthase subunit B; this encodes MALLDGLEKLGFHIPSLIVFLVNFAILLAVLYAFGYKRILAMLDQRSERIRDSLSEADRVRQESTQAREELEAQLGEARRAGQQVLEEARQAAERYREGEQARARAEAEDFLRRARTQIEQERNQAIEQVREHFADLAITAAERVIDRSLDRDAHRDLIERALSESAEAQRN
- the atpA gene encoding F0F1 ATP synthase subunit alpha; this encodes MAIRGEDIVSVIKQQIEGFESRVSMVDVGVVMDVGDGIARIHGLAGCKSTELLEFPNNVFGMALNLEEDSVGAVILGEENTVREGDQVRTTGRMVEVPVGDGLLGRVVDPLGRPLDGKGPVASTKNRPVERVAPDVTKRKSVDTPVQTGIKAIDAMIPIGRGQRELIIGDRSIGKTAICIDAIINQKGKDLLCVYVAVGQKAGKVAGVLGTLEQAGAMEHTIIVAANAADSAALQFLAPYAGCAIAEEIMESGRDALVIYDDLSKHAWAYRQLSLLLRRPAGREAYPGDVFYLHSRLLERAAKLSDEEGGGSMTALPVIETQAGDVSAYIPTNVISITDGQIYLEADMFNAGNRPAVNAGLSVSRVGGSAQRRAMRRVAGRMRLDLAQYRELASFAQFGTSDLDAATRQQLERGQRTTEILKQAQYRPQNLEHQVMTFFAVGNGFVDEVPIADVQRWESEFTQYMDTAHPEVGRSIVETNDITEENTAALRSAIEEFQKGFAAA
- a CDS encoding F0F1 ATP synthase subunit epsilon encodes the protein MATMQFEMVTAERLLFSGEVESVVAPGAAGELGILPHHAPLLTTLNPGELRIRQGGQEQSIAVTGGFLEVLDNRVTILADAAEQADEIVLERAEEAMRRAEERIATRESDMDLQQAVAALRRAQVRVLVARRRRSRVPGGGPQPGAAE
- a CDS encoding F0F1 ATP synthase subunit A, with protein sequence MAISGSAKGILVFAALALLALALAGFITGAIGAAFFDRESFLPTPGVHLAPQEILGDNPGHELKEGGFDFVVTNTILSSLVTSVVLILLFVLGTSRMKLVPGRLQGLLESIVEALLSFVESVMGAGKGRGIFPLAATIFFFVAFNSWLALIPIYQSFGVIKDDKIYATFLRPAGTDLNMPLALALISFFVVEYLGFRAHGVGYLGEFIRFGNLLRGRILTGLIDLFVGVLEAVSHMVRVVSFTFRLFGNMTAGEILLLVTSFLVTFIFSVPFYGLELMVGLIQGVIFAALTVVFAAIAVAPHEAEGEH